One window of Paenibacillus albicereus genomic DNA carries:
- a CDS encoding Ger(x)C family spore germination protein, whose amino-acid sequence MNRPDARRRAPLAAWRRLAALLLASALLLQAGGCGFIDIDKRFFVVALAVDKSGNDKKPYRITIRLSIPNSKTEPGMEKSQIETIDAKEISEGLRILKSRVDKEIDLGHCKVLLLGKSVAREDITDAVEWMMRRRDIQSSAFVAVGQPDGRSILEKMPLSERYSGNTLFLTFGGDATKSSFIRPIKLFDLFRRINERGMDPYLPVVQLTENGYEVDRLALLDKSRIRTVLNSEETQLFNQLDQQFINSTIETTYEGRTVMLAVMDLTVREKIVRTGAGQGRLDMSIHAGGTLEEGPNDILHRHSAVVETGFERDLAKRTEALLRKIQRSGVDPLQFGLRFRATHMSKKAFEEWQEMYPTLSFRIRTDVNIQGAGRIK is encoded by the coding sequence GCGCCGCTCGCCGCCTGGCGCCGGCTGGCCGCGCTGCTGCTCGCCTCCGCCCTGCTGCTGCAGGCGGGCGGCTGCGGCTTCATCGACATCGACAAGCGATTCTTCGTCGTCGCGCTCGCCGTCGACAAGTCCGGCAACGACAAAAAGCCGTACCGCATCACGATCCGGCTGTCGATCCCGAACTCCAAGACCGAGCCCGGCATGGAAAAGTCCCAGATCGAGACGATCGACGCCAAGGAAATATCCGAAGGGCTGCGCATCCTCAAATCCCGCGTCGACAAGGAGATCGACCTCGGACACTGCAAAGTGCTGCTCCTCGGCAAGTCGGTGGCGCGAGAGGACATCACCGACGCGGTCGAATGGATGATGCGGCGGCGCGACATCCAGTCCTCGGCGTTCGTCGCCGTCGGCCAGCCGGACGGCCGCAGCATCCTGGAGAAGATGCCGCTTTCCGAGCGTTATTCCGGCAATACGCTGTTCCTCACGTTCGGAGGGGACGCGACCAAGTCCTCGTTCATCCGGCCGATCAAGCTGTTCGATCTGTTCCGCCGCATCAACGAGCGTGGCATGGACCCGTACCTGCCGGTCGTCCAGCTGACCGAAAACGGCTACGAGGTCGACCGGCTCGCCCTGCTGGACAAGTCCCGCATCCGGACCGTGCTCAATTCCGAAGAGACGCAGCTGTTCAACCAGCTCGACCAGCAGTTCATCAATTCCACGATCGAGACGACCTACGAAGGACGCACCGTCATGCTGGCCGTCATGGATCTGACCGTGCGCGAGAAGATCGTGCGGACCGGAGCCGGCCAAGGCCGGCTCGATATGAGCATCCATGCCGGCGGAACGCTCGAGGAAGGGCCGAACGACATCCTGCATCGCCATTCCGCCGTCGTGGAAACGGGCTTCGAGCGGGACCTGGCGAAAAGGACGGAAGCCCTGCTCCGAAAAATCCAGCGCAGCGGCGTCGATCCGCTGCAGTTCGGCCTTCGCTTCCGGGCGACCCACATGAGCAAGAAGGCGTTCGAGGAATGGCAGGAGATGTACCCGACGCTGAGCTTCCGCATCCGGACGGACGTGAACATCCAGGGAGCCGGACGGATTAAATAA
- the fni gene encoding type 2 isopentenyl-diphosphate Delta-isomerase gives MTEQSRRPGAEETESRKAEHIRICLEEQVESRASGGAGFDRYRFEHEALPELDWKEVDLSASWFGRKLKAPLLVSSMTGGTDEAGRINRGLAEAAQARGWAIGLGSMRAAWEKPELAASFQIRREAPDVPIIANVGAVQFNYGLDADACRRLVEMAEADALVLHLNALQEVFQPEGDTNFRGLLRLIEQVCRRSGVPVGIKEVGWGLSAATAERLADAGAAFIDCAGAGGTSWSQVEKHRARSRLHADAADAFADWGFPTAECVPAIRLRLPQATLIASGGLRSGVDAAKAIALGADLAGFGRLLLPDAASGSDAARNIAARMERVEFELRTAMFASGSGTLRELAHGDKLKPVRL, from the coding sequence TGACGGAACAGTCCCGCCGGCCCGGCGCGGAAGAGACGGAATCGCGCAAGGCCGAGCATATCCGGATCTGCCTGGAGGAGCAGGTAGAGAGCCGGGCTTCCGGCGGGGCGGGCTTCGACCGCTACCGCTTCGAGCACGAGGCGCTGCCGGAGCTGGACTGGAAGGAGGTGGACCTGTCCGCCAGCTGGTTCGGCCGGAAGCTCAAAGCGCCCTTGCTCGTCAGCTCGATGACGGGAGGAACGGACGAAGCGGGCCGCATCAACCGCGGCTTGGCGGAAGCGGCCCAGGCGCGGGGCTGGGCGATCGGCCTCGGGTCGATGAGGGCGGCGTGGGAGAAGCCGGAGCTTGCCGCCTCGTTCCAGATCCGCCGCGAGGCTCCGGACGTGCCGATCATCGCCAACGTCGGCGCGGTCCAGTTCAACTACGGGCTTGACGCCGATGCGTGCCGGCGGCTGGTGGAGATGGCCGAGGCGGATGCGCTCGTGCTGCATCTCAACGCGCTGCAGGAGGTGTTCCAGCCGGAGGGGGACACGAACTTCCGGGGGCTGCTCCGGCTGATCGAGCAAGTATGCCGGAGGAGCGGCGTTCCGGTCGGCATCAAGGAAGTCGGCTGGGGCCTCTCGGCCGCGACGGCCGAAAGGCTGGCCGATGCCGGCGCGGCGTTCATCGATTGCGCCGGGGCCGGCGGAACGTCGTGGAGCCAGGTCGAGAAGCATCGCGCCCGGAGCCGCCTGCATGCGGATGCCGCGGATGCCTTCGCCGACTGGGGCTTCCCGACGGCCGAATGCGTGCCGGCGATCCGCCTGCGGCTGCCGCAGGCGACGCTGATCGCCTCCGGCGGGCTGCGCAGCGGCGTCGATGCGGCCAAGGCGATCGCGCTGGGCGCCGATCTGGCCGGCTTCGGCCGCCTGCTGCTCCCGGACGCGGCGTCCGGGAGCGATGCCGCGCGGAATATCGCCGCCCGCATGGAGCGGGTCGAGTTCGAGCTGCGGACGGCGATGTTCGCCTCCGGCTCGGGCACGCTGCGCGAGCTGGCGCACGGAGACAAGCTGAAGCCTGTCCGCCTGTAG